From one Aquicella lusitana genomic stretch:
- a CDS encoding ankyrin repeat domain-containing protein → MSKENFSNAMDIQDNPDMNTLDEEGQTWLHRAVQEHNHKTVRFLLDKIDGIDVFKRDENGMTALEYAIQSGDSKSYALLKNVIQFNSRPEAYLYAISWLNQLKVRYPDLLQINQCSEAIKIAFENHERDTQKVADYLADLIPFLSSPDRAALNKIINATLKCNSLKQTAIRKFENPIGRRAESELFSLLLLKPTKAMMEVVGQVSNQILKAIEDLEKTNQQRYIYLLLRMLKQSSHVIACGAFENLPALETIKKILSENRPGQLVEIMHIHYKFSRDIYRDIPIHCAPVREPVGKLSEIIKETWPGDPKDFFTFAISGEFNRVHRAYIADSKMYLGPLYRAENSRGRSGMLKLIFSNRLSLMLASQSEYEKDLPVLSSVWVPDCKGQDADFSSAYVKDLIENDAVYVAGFSGMASTLLGQMEILVNFEDVTLKKQYLTVIAAYIVGAGFHSLHEVIGPAEFTLNLVPGYKISIPNKNKLAEPPNYNLFFDQQSQIDPEFNERREEAWARLIAFFDNVYRPRNEHLIAPLSHQTANPHLSLWRSGDNKPTRQKEMGSRNPVREINGIHLKTTNSI, encoded by the coding sequence ATGTCTAAAGAAAATTTTTCAAACGCGATGGATATCCAAGATAACCCCGATATGAACACCTTGGATGAAGAAGGCCAAACCTGGCTGCACCGCGCCGTACAAGAGCATAATCACAAAACCGTACGCTTTCTGCTTGATAAAATAGACGGAATTGATGTTTTCAAGCGAGACGAAAATGGCATGACAGCGCTGGAGTACGCGATCCAAAGCGGAGATAGCAAATCGTATGCCCTGCTTAAGAATGTTATCCAATTTAATTCCCGTCCCGAAGCCTATCTATATGCCATTAGCTGGCTTAACCAGTTAAAAGTTCGCTACCCTGACCTCCTTCAAATCAATCAGTGCAGCGAGGCGATCAAAATTGCTTTTGAAAATCATGAGCGAGACACACAAAAAGTTGCGGACTATTTAGCGGATTTAATTCCCTTTTTATCATCTCCAGACCGGGCGGCGCTTAATAAAATCATTAATGCCACTCTAAAATGCAACTCTCTGAAACAAACCGCTATTAGAAAATTTGAGAACCCCATTGGCCGGCGTGCCGAATCAGAATTATTCAGCCTGTTATTATTAAAACCGACTAAAGCCATGATGGAGGTGGTGGGCCAGGTTTCAAACCAGATTTTAAAGGCCATCGAGGATCTGGAAAAAACCAATCAGCAACGCTATATCTATCTTCTTTTAAGGATGCTGAAGCAATCCTCGCATGTGATTGCCTGCGGCGCATTTGAAAATTTACCCGCATTGGAGACTATCAAAAAAATATTAAGCGAAAACAGGCCTGGTCAATTGGTTGAAATCATGCATATCCATTATAAATTTTCGCGCGATATTTACCGTGACATCCCTATTCATTGCGCTCCCGTCCGGGAACCGGTGGGAAAATTATCCGAGATAATAAAAGAAACCTGGCCAGGTGATCCCAAAGATTTTTTTACTTTTGCAATTAGCGGCGAATTTAATAGAGTGCATCGCGCCTATATTGCAGATAGCAAAATGTATCTTGGGCCGCTTTATAGGGCTGAAAATTCGCGAGGCAGATCAGGCATGCTCAAACTCATTTTCAGCAACCGGTTAAGTCTAATGCTGGCCTCGCAAAGCGAATATGAAAAAGACCTGCCCGTGCTTTCTTCCGTGTGGGTTCCTGATTGCAAAGGCCAAGACGCAGATTTTTCATCAGCCTATGTAAAGGATTTGATAGAGAATGATGCCGTCTATGTCGCAGGATTTTCTGGCATGGCGTCCACCCTGCTGGGGCAAATGGAGATACTGGTTAACTTTGAGGATGTCACGCTAAAAAAACAGTACCTAACAGTCATTGCAGCCTATATCGTCGGCGCCGGTTTTCACAGCCTGCATGAAGTCATCGGCCCTGCTGAATTTACATTAAATCTTGTTCCCGGGTATAAGATCAGTATTCCGAACAAAAACAAACTGGCGGAACCGCCAAATTATAATCTATTTTTTGACCAGCAAAGCCAGATTGATCCGGAGTTCAATGAACGCAGAGAAGAAGCGTGGGCAAGGTTAATCGCCTTCTTTGACAATGTTTACCGACCGCGAAATGAGCATCTGATAGCTCCGCTATCCCATCAAACAGCGAACCCGCACCTGTCCTTATGGAGAAGCGGCGACAACAAACCGACTCGGCAAAAAGAAATGGGGTCGCGTAACCCTGTCAGAGAAATTAACGGAATCCATCTCAAAACTACAAATAGCATTTAA
- a CDS encoding 4-hydroxy-2-oxovalerate aldolase: MRKHHEAIGDEIDSGIAMKNNIKLLDVTLRDGGYKTNFHFSSGVVRDILTLLDQSGVRYIEVGYRNGPLKPIANMGQTATCDRNYLEYCKKWIQHAKLTVILHPKNIQRHDLEEMQDCGVNAVRICFPAKQPTLGFQTIEMASQYNFEVFANITRVSHFNREQIRTWVTDLAKTGVKAIYLADSNGSLTPDDVDHLYSYLQEKCHVPFGFHAHDNLFLAQANAVAAIKNGVQFIDASLFGFGKGSGNLRTEGIVSFLHAGGNRQYDFSRLMEAANYVKQNLHDTQNDFSTKDIILGIFDLSQDDAANLGSFVDTSDYYSRASQYLRSAKSVCGA, translated from the coding sequence ATGCGCAAGCATCACGAAGCGATTGGTGACGAGATTGACTCAGGTATTGCTATGAAAAATAATATAAAATTATTAGATGTCACCCTTCGTGATGGCGGTTATAAGACTAATTTTCACTTTTCCTCCGGCGTGGTGCGGGATATTTTAACGTTACTCGATCAGTCGGGTGTGCGTTATATTGAAGTAGGTTATCGAAATGGGCCGCTTAAACCTATCGCTAATATGGGCCAAACAGCAACATGCGATCGCAACTATCTCGAATACTGTAAAAAATGGATACAGCATGCCAAGCTGACCGTGATTTTGCATCCCAAAAATATACAACGACATGATTTGGAAGAAATGCAAGACTGCGGAGTAAATGCGGTTAGAATATGTTTCCCAGCAAAGCAGCCAACTTTAGGTTTCCAAACGATCGAAATGGCCAGCCAATATAATTTTGAAGTGTTTGCTAATATTACACGTGTTTCGCATTTCAATAGAGAGCAGATAAGAACATGGGTTACTGATCTCGCAAAAACTGGCGTAAAAGCAATTTACCTGGCTGACTCAAATGGAAGCCTGACGCCCGATGACGTTGATCATTTATATTCTTATTTGCAAGAAAAGTGTCATGTCCCATTTGGATTTCATGCGCATGATAATTTATTTTTGGCACAAGCAAACGCAGTGGCTGCTATCAAAAATGGCGTTCAATTTATAGATGCTTCATTATTTGGCTTTGGGAAAGGGTCGGGCAATTTGCGCACAGAAGGCATTGTCAGTTTTCTCCACGCAGGGGGAAATAGGCAGTATGACTTCTCAAGGCTGATGGAAGCTGCCAACTATGTTAAACAAAATTTACACGATACCCAAAATGATTTCTCCACAAAGGATATTATCCTGGGCATATTTGATTTATCTCAAGATGATGCTGCAAATTTAGGTAGTTTTGTTGATACCAGCGATTATTATTCTCGCGCTTCACAATATTTACGAAGCGCAAAATCAGTATGCGGGGCTTAG
- a CDS encoding PAS and helix-turn-helix domain-containing protein produces MPNRQKLDISHEMLIYRYGDGVRLLRPDKAVNLSRAALVPTGLTIGQAVRLPLSVTFLNTECAVQLINEQSATTSGFLSTKNAIGKSIRYVATPKSARLVMGHNREVMSTMRKKIYEENVLRKDEMTYHSLAIKTPILNEENKTIGLFGIGITLGVDPLAASLSYVAELGLLQAGEIKPAYPIRSEKKVCHIYLSSRENEILRHAVRGKSARMIAELLKISKRTVEQHLENIKTKMEVSSKAELIEKAIDYYM; encoded by the coding sequence ATGCCAAACCGCCAAAAACTCGACATCAGCCATGAAATGTTGATCTATCGCTATGGCGATGGCGTAAGATTATTGCGTCCGGATAAGGCGGTGAATTTATCCCGTGCCGCTTTAGTACCAACCGGATTGACGATTGGTCAGGCTGTTCGACTCCCTTTGAGTGTGACGTTTCTTAATACGGAATGTGCTGTTCAGCTGATAAACGAGCAAAGCGCAACCACGTCAGGTTTTCTTTCAACAAAGAATGCGATAGGAAAATCCATACGTTATGTCGCAACGCCAAAAAGCGCTCGGCTGGTGATGGGGCATAATCGAGAAGTTATGTCGACTATGCGAAAAAAAATATATGAGGAAAATGTGCTGCGCAAAGATGAGATGACTTATCATTCGCTGGCAATCAAAACCCCGATCCTGAATGAGGAAAATAAAACTATCGGCTTGTTTGGCATTGGCATCACCCTGGGTGTTGATCCACTTGCAGCGTCCCTCAGCTATGTTGCCGAGCTCGGACTGCTTCAAGCGGGTGAGATCAAGCCTGCTTATCCAATAAGATCAGAGAAAAAAGTCTGCCATATCTATTTATCCAGTCGGGAAAATGAAATTTTAAGACATGCGGTGAGAGGCAAGTCGGCTCGAATGATTGCCGAGTTATTAAAAATATCCAAACGCACGGTAGAACAACATTTGGAAAATATAAAAACAAAAATGGAAGTCTCCTCTAAAGCTGAATTAATTGAAAAAGCGATTGACTATTATATGTGA
- a CDS encoding HAD family hydrolase: MKNIIFDLGQVLINWNPDRVYDAYFKDKHKTRQFYEETGIFLLNKEMDKGLSFDEGLTFLSSKFPHYEEPIHLWKNKWTEMIGGEIEGSVEILKQLSHLNYPLYAITNWSAETFPYVHGKYEFFQYFRDIVISGKENVIKPDPLIYELLLRRNELEPADCIFIDDVDENVEGAKKVGMDAVKFEGPEKLLADLKLRDVL, translated from the coding sequence ATGAAAAATATTATTTTTGACCTTGGCCAGGTATTGATAAATTGGAATCCAGATCGAGTTTATGATGCTTATTTTAAAGATAAGCATAAGACGAGACAGTTTTACGAAGAAACAGGTATTTTCCTTTTAAATAAAGAAATGGATAAAGGATTGTCTTTCGATGAAGGCTTAACTTTTTTATCTTCCAAGTTTCCCCACTACGAAGAACCCATCCATTTATGGAAAAACAAATGGACTGAGATGATTGGCGGCGAGATAGAAGGCAGCGTTGAAATTCTGAAACAACTCTCTCATTTGAATTATCCTTTGTATGCCATTACCAACTGGTCTGCTGAAACTTTTCCCTACGTGCATGGCAAGTATGAATTCTTTCAATACTTCCGGGATATTGTCATCTCCGGCAAAGAAAATGTAATTAAACCCGATCCACTCATTTATGAACTGCTTTTAAGGCGAAATGAACTTGAGCCGGCTGATTGTATTTTTATAGATGACGTCGATGAAAACGTAGAAGGCGCCAAAAAAGTGGGCATGGACGCAGTGAAATTTGAAGGGCCTGAAAAACTTTTAGCGGATTTGAAATTGCGGGATGTTCTTTAG